The following are from one region of the uncultured Hyphomonas sp. genome:
- the metF gene encoding methylenetetrahydrofolate reductase [NAD(P)H], with protein sequence MSTSTPHVSFEFFPPKSDAMANRLWDTVQRLEPMAPDFVSVTYGAGGSTRERTHETVKRIAQETSLKPAGHLTCVSATKAEVLGVAEEYWQAGVKHIVALRGDPPAGMGAKFEAHPGGFRDAVDLVKGLRDHRPELGKCFEVSVSCYPELHPESQGWEAEIAYLKAKQDAGADRAITQFFFEPETYLRFLNKARAGGVTMPVVPGIMLQANFRGLQRISGLCGATIPDWLADLYDGLDDDVETRELVTANVAADLCRKLAEQGVENFHFYTLNRAGLALSTCRLLGLKPKAAEAA encoded by the coding sequence ATGAGTACCTCTACGCCCCACGTTTCATTTGAGTTTTTCCCACCCAAGAGCGACGCGATGGCAAATCGCCTGTGGGACACCGTCCAGCGGCTGGAGCCAATGGCCCCGGATTTCGTATCCGTCACCTATGGCGCCGGTGGCTCGACCCGTGAACGAACCCACGAAACCGTTAAACGTATCGCACAGGAAACCAGCCTGAAACCGGCCGGACACCTGACCTGTGTGTCTGCGACGAAGGCGGAGGTGTTGGGGGTTGCGGAGGAGTATTGGCAGGCGGGGGTGAAGCATATTGTGGCGCTGCGAGGTGATCCGCCAGCAGGGATGGGGGCGAAGTTCGAGGCCCATCCGGGCGGTTTCCGCGATGCGGTGGATCTGGTGAAGGGCCTGCGCGATCACCGGCCCGAACTCGGAAAATGTTTCGAAGTTTCAGTGTCTTGCTACCCCGAGCTCCACCCGGAAAGCCAGGGGTGGGAGGCCGAGATCGCCTATCTCAAGGCCAAACAGGATGCCGGCGCCGACCGGGCGATTACGCAGTTCTTCTTCGAGCCGGAGACGTATCTGCGCTTTCTGAACAAGGCCCGCGCGGGCGGCGTGACCATGCCTGTCGTGCCCGGTATCATGCTACAGGCGAACTTCCGCGGACTACAGCGGATCAGTGGCTTGTGTGGCGCGACGATACCGGACTGGCTGGCGGATCTTTATGACGGCCTCGATGATGACGTGGAGACCCGCGAACTTGTCACGGCAAACGTCGCTGCTGATCTCTGCCGAAAGCTGGCGGAGCAGGGCGTCGAAAATTTTCACTTCTACACGCTGAACCGGGCGGGGCTTGCATTGTCCACCTGCCGCCTGCTCGGCCTGAAACCCAAAGCGGCGGAGGCAGCCTGA
- a CDS encoding homocysteine S-methyltransferase family protein — translation MTRQERIAALKAAAKERILILDGSWGVMIQRRGLDEADYRGDRFTEAKYPGQMKGNNDILCITRPDIVTDLHNAYYAAGADISETNTFSATVIAQDDYKLDPDSVRDINLEGAKLGRAAADAWTAKEPHKPRFLAGSIGPLNKMLSMSSDVNDPGARSVTFDEVYEAYRQQIQALNEGGVDLYLIETITDTLNCKACIKAIMDLEEEGMDKLPIWISGTITDRSGRTLSGQTVEAFWNSVRHAKPFAIGFNCALGADLMRPHIASLSRVADTLVAAYPNAGLPNEMGQYDEQPEQTSGAVGGWAQDGLVNILGGCCGTTPEHIEAIAKAVEGVKPRDPVASKHTMRLAGLEPFEVTS, via the coding sequence ATGACCCGGCAAGAACGGATTGCGGCCCTCAAGGCGGCTGCGAAAGAGCGGATTCTTATTCTCGACGGGTCGTGGGGCGTGATGATCCAGCGCCGTGGCCTGGACGAGGCGGACTATCGCGGTGACCGCTTCACGGAGGCCAAATATCCGGGGCAGATGAAGGGGAATAACGACATTCTCTGCATCACCCGGCCGGACATCGTGACCGACCTGCACAATGCCTATTATGCCGCCGGTGCGGACATCTCGGAGACGAACACATTCAGCGCGACGGTCATCGCACAGGATGATTATAAGCTGGATCCCGACTCCGTTCGCGACATCAACCTTGAAGGCGCGAAGCTCGGCCGGGCGGCGGCGGATGCATGGACCGCGAAGGAGCCGCACAAGCCGCGCTTCCTGGCGGGCTCCATCGGGCCGCTGAACAAGATGCTGTCCATGTCGTCTGACGTGAACGACCCGGGCGCCCGGTCGGTAACTTTTGACGAAGTGTATGAAGCCTATCGCCAGCAGATCCAGGCCCTGAACGAGGGCGGGGTGGACCTCTACCTGATCGAGACCATCACCGACACGCTGAACTGCAAGGCCTGCATCAAGGCAATCATGGATCTTGAAGAAGAGGGCATGGACAAGCTGCCAATCTGGATTTCCGGCACAATCACCGACCGCTCCGGCCGCACCCTGTCCGGCCAGACAGTGGAAGCGTTCTGGAATTCCGTGCGCCATGCAAAGCCGTTTGCCATCGGTTTCAATTGCGCCCTCGGCGCAGACCTGATGCGCCCACACATCGCGTCGCTCTCGCGAGTCGCAGATACGCTGGTCGCGGCCTATCCGAATGCCGGCCTGCCGAACGAGATGGGCCAGTATGACGAACAGCCGGAGCAGACGTCTGGCGCGGTCGGCGGCTGGGCACAGGATGGGCTGGTCAATATTCTCGGCGGCTGCTGTGGCACCACGCCGGAGCATATCGAGGCCATCGCGAAAGCGGTGGAAGGGGTAAAGCCGCGCGACCCGGTCGCATCGAAACATACAATGCGTTTGGCAGGGCTTGAGCCGTTCGAGGTGACATCATGA
- a CDS encoding acyl-CoA dehydrogenase family protein translates to MNLEFSPEEIEFRKEVRTFIEENYPKELVGAGTREDLSREQFLAWHKVLGKKGWSVPAWPEKYGGTGWTSTQKYIWGEENARMDAVMPLPFGVSMVGPVIYTFGNEEQKAQHLPGIRSGDVWWCQGYSEPGAGSDLASVKTTAVRDGDHYVINGQKTWTTLAQHADWGFFLCRTDPSAKAQEGISFILVDMKTPGIEVRPIKLIDGTHEVNETWLTDVRVPVENLVGEENKGWTYAKFLLAHERSGIAGVARSKRGIERLRDIATQETVDGTPLIETPEFARKISQLEIDLTALEFTELRTLASEAAGKGPGPESSILKVKGTEVQQRLTELTLEAVNHYGAPYAYGMEATGNGAGIGPDYADYAAETYFNMRKTSIYGGSNEIQRNIITKMILGL, encoded by the coding sequence ATGAATCTGGAGTTTTCACCTGAAGAGATCGAATTCCGTAAGGAAGTTCGTACTTTCATCGAAGAGAATTATCCCAAGGAGCTGGTTGGTGCCGGCACCCGCGAAGACCTGAGCCGCGAGCAATTCCTCGCCTGGCACAAGGTTCTCGGCAAAAAAGGCTGGTCTGTACCGGCATGGCCGGAGAAGTATGGCGGCACGGGCTGGACTTCGACCCAGAAATATATCTGGGGCGAAGAGAATGCGCGCATGGACGCGGTCATGCCGCTGCCGTTCGGCGTCTCAATGGTTGGCCCGGTGATCTACACCTTTGGCAATGAAGAGCAGAAGGCCCAGCACCTGCCGGGCATCCGCTCCGGCGACGTGTGGTGGTGCCAAGGGTATTCTGAGCCGGGCGCCGGTTCCGACCTTGCGAGCGTCAAGACCACCGCGGTCCGCGATGGCGATCACTATGTCATTAACGGGCAGAAGACCTGGACCACGCTGGCACAGCATGCCGATTGGGGCTTCTTCCTCTGCCGTACGGATCCGAGCGCAAAAGCCCAGGAAGGCATTTCGTTCATTCTCGTCGACATGAAGACCCCCGGTATCGAAGTCCGTCCGATCAAACTGATCGACGGCACGCATGAAGTGAACGAGACCTGGCTGACGGATGTCCGCGTTCCGGTCGAGAACCTGGTTGGTGAAGAGAACAAGGGTTGGACCTACGCCAAATTCCTGCTCGCGCACGAACGTTCCGGCATCGCAGGTGTGGCACGCTCCAAGCGTGGTATTGAGCGTCTGCGCGACATTGCCACCCAGGAAACTGTGGATGGCACGCCGCTGATCGAAACGCCGGAATTCGCGCGCAAGATCAGCCAGCTTGAGATCGATCTGACGGCGCTTGAGTTCACGGAACTCCGGACGCTGGCTTCGGAAGCCGCCGGCAAGGGCCCGGGGCCGGAAAGCTCGATCCTGAAGGTGAAGGGCACCGAGGTGCAGCAGCGCCTGACGGAACTCACACTGGAAGCCGTCAATCACTACGGTGCGCCGTATGCCTATGGCATGGAAGCCACCGGGAATGGTGCCGGCATCGGTCCGGATTATGCGGATTATGCTGCCGAGACGTATTTCAACATGCGGAAGACGTCGATCTACGGCGGCTCCAATGAAATTCAGCGCAACATCATCACGAAAATGATCCTGGGCCTTTAA
- the pyk gene encoding pyruvate kinase: MTENRLMGENAKIVATLGPGSRSPREVVALAHAGVDVFRLNFSHGEHAAHLEALQAVRAAEEKTGRPLATLADLQGPKVRVGKFPDGEIRLGFRKEYSLVAAEETSDDDTIPVPHKEIVEILEEGDTILVDDGKLILTVTQAGDAPRVRAEVPGKLSDKKGFTVRGKPLPVRALTDKDRADLEFALEIGVDIVALSFVQSVSDVEEVKAIIAGRAPLVSKLEKPAAITNLEAIVEASDAVMVARGDLGVEFAPEDVPVIQRRIVRAARARGRPVIVATQMLESMIENAAPTRAEASDVATAIYQGADAVMLSAETAVGRHPATAVAIMSRIIRATEAAEDYHQAIAQFAGESSEHSAVDVVATAAQAMACAEEAGALALRTGAFDRLARFSRVRGPAPILYGSLDDRRLRQACLLWGVHPQRLNAGATYWYRDLMDAAGLKGRVAYARWSGDEARFAWEVGVGKGKDGKLITGV; this comes from the coding sequence ATGACAGAGAACAGGCTTATGGGCGAAAATGCGAAGATCGTCGCGACCCTTGGTCCCGGAAGCCGCTCTCCCCGGGAGGTCGTGGCCCTCGCCCATGCCGGTGTGGACGTGTTTCGCCTGAATTTCAGCCATGGCGAACACGCGGCCCATCTGGAAGCGCTGCAGGCGGTGCGCGCGGCAGAAGAAAAGACCGGCCGCCCGCTGGCGACCCTCGCGGACCTGCAGGGCCCGAAAGTCCGCGTCGGAAAGTTTCCGGACGGCGAAATACGTCTCGGTTTCCGCAAAGAGTACAGCCTCGTCGCCGCGGAAGAAACCAGCGATGACGACACGATCCCCGTACCGCACAAGGAAATTGTCGAGATCCTTGAAGAAGGTGACACGATCCTTGTGGACGATGGCAAGCTGATCCTCACTGTGACTCAGGCGGGAGACGCACCGAGGGTTCGGGCTGAAGTACCTGGCAAGCTGTCTGACAAAAAGGGCTTCACGGTGCGCGGCAAACCCTTGCCCGTCCGTGCCCTGACGGACAAGGACAGGGCAGACCTGGAATTCGCATTGGAAATCGGCGTCGACATCGTGGCGCTGTCTTTCGTGCAGAGCGTTTCCGATGTCGAAGAAGTGAAAGCGATCATCGCGGGACGGGCCCCCCTGGTTTCGAAGCTGGAGAAACCAGCCGCAATTACGAATCTCGAGGCTATCGTCGAAGCGTCAGATGCCGTCATGGTGGCGCGCGGCGACCTTGGCGTCGAGTTCGCTCCGGAAGATGTGCCGGTGATCCAGCGCCGCATCGTGCGCGCCGCCCGGGCACGCGGACGCCCGGTTATCGTGGCCACACAGATGCTTGAATCCATGATCGAGAATGCCGCGCCCACCCGGGCCGAGGCGTCAGACGTGGCGACCGCGATTTATCAGGGCGCGGACGCCGTGATGCTTTCGGCTGAGACGGCTGTCGGCCGCCATCCGGCAACGGCTGTTGCAATCATGTCGCGGATCATCCGGGCGACCGAGGCGGCGGAGGATTACCACCAGGCCATCGCGCAGTTCGCCGGAGAATCCTCTGAACATTCCGCCGTTGATGTCGTTGCAACGGCAGCTCAGGCGATGGCCTGCGCCGAAGAGGCGGGTGCACTGGCGCTCCGGACGGGCGCCTTTGACAGGCTGGCCCGGTTCTCGCGGGTGCGGGGCCCGGCGCCCATCCTGTACGGCTCTTTGGATGATCGCCGTTTGCGGCAGGCCTGCCTGCTCTGGGGTGTGCACCCTCAGCGGCTCAATGCAGGGGCGACCTATTGGTATCGTGACCTGATGGACGCGGCGGGCCTGAAAGGCCGCGTTGCGTATGCTCGCTGGTCTGGTGACGAAGCCCGCTTCGCCTGGGAAGTCGGTGTTGGAAAGGGCAAGGACGGAAAGCTGATCACTGGCGTATGA
- the metH gene encoding methionine synthase: MTTSASQTFVNVGERTNVTGSAVFRRMITEGRYADAVEVARQQVENGAQVIDVNMDEGMLDGAEAMRTFLNLIAAEPDIARVPVMIDSSKWEVIEAGLKCVQGKSIVNSISMKEGEDKFREQARACLSYGAAVVVMAFDEVGQADTKDRKVEICQRAFHILTEDVGFPAEDIIFDPNIFAVATGIEEHNNYAVDFIEATRIIRDTCPGCHISGGLSNVSFSFRGNEPVRRAMHSVFLYHAIPAGLDMAIVNAGQLDIYDDIEPELRERVEDVILNRRDDATERLVDIAEGLKGQKGKAKVKDLSWREAPVNKRLEHALVHGITEFIDQDTEEARLQVERPLHVIEGPLMDGMNVVGDLFGSGKMFLPQVVKSARVMKQAVAWLEPYMEEEKQRLGTVDVSNGKVLMATVKGDVHDIGKNIVGVVLACNGYEILDLGVMVPAETILDTAEKEKVDVIGLSGLITPSLDEMVYVASEMQRRGMVQPLLIGGATTSPAHTAVKIDPVIKSAPVLHVTDASRAVGVVSALLSAGEKHGLVEQTRARYLRMREARQGGPPKPRLPIDLAREKAMQPDWASYDCPVPTYSGVRTFEDIDLATLARYIDWTPYFSAWDLAGKYPAILDDDIVGEAATSLWSDTQAMMQQLVGEGWLKPKGVVGFWKANRDGDDIRLETGDVFHTLRQQMEKDNTRPNFAMSDFVAPEGEDWIGGFCVTAGSEVEAIAEAFVKKGDDYSSIMVKALADRFAEATAEYMHEQVRRELWGYAPDEALAGTDLIAEKYRGIRPAPGYPSQPDHTEKETLFRLLDPENRIGVSLTSSYAMSPASSVSGLYFAHPEAVYFAVGRIEKDQVEDYARRKGWDLRTAERWLAPILNYDPFAA, translated from the coding sequence ATGACAACATCAGCTTCCCAAACCTTCGTGAACGTTGGTGAACGTACCAACGTGACAGGCTCCGCCGTGTTCCGCCGCATGATCACGGAGGGGCGCTATGCCGATGCCGTGGAGGTCGCCCGCCAGCAGGTCGAGAACGGCGCCCAGGTCATCGACGTCAATATGGACGAAGGCATGCTGGACGGTGCGGAGGCCATGCGCACCTTCCTGAACCTGATCGCCGCCGAGCCGGACATCGCGCGTGTGCCGGTGATGATCGACAGCTCCAAATGGGAGGTGATCGAGGCAGGCCTGAAATGCGTGCAGGGCAAGAGCATCGTGAACTCGATTTCCATGAAGGAAGGCGAGGACAAGTTCCGCGAGCAGGCGCGTGCCTGCCTGTCCTACGGTGCCGCAGTTGTTGTCATGGCGTTCGACGAGGTCGGGCAGGCGGACACGAAAGACCGGAAGGTCGAGATCTGCCAGCGCGCGTTTCATATCCTGACCGAAGATGTCGGCTTTCCGGCGGAGGATATCATCTTCGACCCGAACATCTTCGCTGTGGCGACGGGGATCGAAGAGCACAACAATTACGCCGTCGACTTCATCGAAGCCACGCGCATCATTCGCGATACGTGCCCAGGCTGTCATATTTCCGGCGGCCTTTCGAATGTGTCGTTCAGCTTCCGGGGCAATGAGCCTGTGCGCCGAGCGATGCACTCGGTCTTTCTCTATCATGCCATTCCGGCGGGCCTGGACATGGCGATCGTCAATGCCGGCCAGCTGGACATCTACGACGATATCGAACCGGAGCTGCGTGAGCGGGTGGAGGACGTCATCCTCAATCGCCGCGACGATGCGACCGAACGCCTGGTCGATATTGCCGAAGGCCTGAAAGGCCAGAAGGGCAAGGCGAAAGTAAAAGACCTCTCCTGGCGGGAGGCGCCCGTCAACAAGCGGCTGGAGCACGCGCTCGTTCACGGCATCACCGAGTTTATCGATCAGGATACAGAAGAAGCGCGTCTTCAGGTCGAACGCCCGCTGCATGTGATCGAAGGGCCATTGATGGATGGCATGAACGTCGTCGGAGACCTGTTTGGGTCCGGCAAGATGTTCCTGCCGCAGGTGGTGAAGTCGGCGCGGGTGATGAAGCAGGCCGTCGCTTGGCTTGAGCCCTATATGGAAGAGGAAAAGCAACGCCTCGGCACGGTGGATGTGTCCAATGGCAAGGTGTTGATGGCGACGGTGAAGGGCGATGTGCACGACATCGGCAAGAACATCGTTGGCGTCGTGCTGGCCTGTAATGGCTATGAGATCCTGGACCTTGGCGTCATGGTGCCGGCCGAAACCATTCTCGACACCGCCGAAAAGGAGAAGGTGGATGTGATCGGCCTGTCCGGCCTGATTACGCCCAGCCTCGACGAAATGGTCTATGTCGCCTCTGAGATGCAGCGCCGCGGTATGGTGCAGCCTTTGCTGATCGGAGGTGCGACCACGAGCCCGGCGCATACCGCAGTGAAGATCGATCCGGTGATCAAGTCCGCACCTGTGTTGCACGTAACTGATGCCAGCCGGGCCGTCGGCGTGGTGAGCGCTCTGCTCAGCGCCGGTGAGAAACACGGCCTGGTGGAGCAAACGCGGGCCCGTTACCTGCGGATGCGCGAAGCACGGCAGGGTGGCCCGCCGAAGCCACGCCTACCGATCGATCTGGCACGAGAGAAGGCAATGCAGCCGGACTGGGCGTCCTATGACTGCCCTGTGCCGACATATAGCGGTGTGCGGACATTCGAGGATATCGATCTGGCGACGCTTGCGCGTTATATCGACTGGACTCCGTACTTCTCGGCCTGGGATCTGGCAGGCAAGTATCCGGCGATCCTTGACGACGACATTGTGGGCGAAGCGGCGACGTCACTGTGGAGCGACACGCAGGCCATGATGCAGCAGCTGGTCGGCGAAGGCTGGCTGAAGCCGAAAGGTGTGGTCGGATTCTGGAAGGCCAATCGTGACGGAGACGATATCCGCCTGGAGACGGGGGATGTCTTCCATACGCTCCGCCAGCAGATGGAGAAGGATAATACGCGTCCGAATTTTGCCATGTCGGATTTTGTTGCGCCGGAAGGCGAGGACTGGATCGGTGGCTTTTGCGTTACAGCAGGATCCGAGGTGGAGGCAATTGCAGAAGCGTTCGTGAAGAAGGGCGACGATTATTCCTCTATCATGGTCAAGGCGCTGGCCGACCGCTTCGCCGAGGCAACAGCGGAGTACATGCATGAGCAGGTCCGCCGGGAGTTGTGGGGCTATGCGCCGGACGAAGCGCTGGCAGGCACCGATCTCATCGCCGAGAAGTATCGCGGTATCCGCCCGGCTCCGGGATATCCGAGCCAGCCGGACCACACGGAGAAAGAGACATTGTTCCGTCTCCTTGATCCGGAAAACCGGATCGGCGTGTCGTTGACGTCAAGCTACGCCATGTCGCCCGCATCGAGCGTTTCGGGGCTTTATTTTGCGCACCCCGAGGCGGTTTACTTTGCGGTTGGACGGATCGAGAAGGATCAGGTGGAAGATTATGCCCGTCGTAAGGGCTGGGATCTGCGGACCGCCGAGCGCTGGCTGGCGCCGATCCTCAATTACGACCCGTTCGCGGCCTGA
- a CDS encoding nicotinate-nucleotide--dimethylbenzimidazole phosphoribosyltransferase, whose amino-acid sequence MPEPVREGSPLADVRALILSAPSASTEPGKQVQEALLEMGREGDFGRLGEAAEWLANWQNRYPPRIEKPTLAIFAGSHGLVEEGVSMSSNQDTLAHVSALREGRAPLSAIATQAGAAIRIFELALDKPTPSIAETAAMSEKECAATIAYGFEATEDQPDLLALAVAGAGVGTAAAAVACALYGGSPDYWVRPSSQTPAILSRKRIDLVSRALTLHRGHLSDPLEALRCLGGRELAACVGAIVAARHQGIPVVLDGFATTIAAGVVHAIDPTAISHCLASHITRRPAHEAALERLGLKPLMQMEFQTGGGLGSVSAIGLLKTACAPFIAEPAST is encoded by the coding sequence GTGCCCGAACCCGTTCGCGAAGGCTCGCCTCTGGCGGATGTACGTGCGCTCATTCTGAGTGCGCCATCTGCGTCAACTGAACCTGGTAAACAGGTTCAGGAAGCCCTGCTCGAAATGGGGCGGGAAGGGGATTTTGGGCGCCTTGGTGAGGCGGCCGAATGGCTGGCCAATTGGCAGAACCGGTATCCCCCACGCATCGAAAAGCCGACGCTGGCCATTTTTGCCGGGTCTCACGGCCTCGTTGAGGAAGGCGTATCCATGTCTTCCAATCAGGACACGCTGGCACATGTGAGTGCGTTGCGGGAAGGCCGCGCGCCCCTGTCCGCGATTGCAACGCAGGCTGGCGCAGCCATCCGTATCTTTGAACTGGCGCTCGACAAGCCGACTCCGAGCATCGCCGAGACGGCGGCCATGTCCGAAAAGGAATGTGCGGCAACCATCGCTTATGGGTTCGAGGCGACAGAGGACCAGCCGGATTTGCTGGCACTTGCCGTGGCCGGCGCAGGGGTCGGAACGGCTGCCGCGGCTGTGGCTTGCGCCCTTTATGGCGGATCGCCGGACTATTGGGTGCGCCCCAGCAGCCAGACGCCTGCCATCCTTTCCCGCAAGCGCATCGATCTTGTCAGTCGGGCGCTGACCCTCCACCGCGGACATCTGTCTGATCCGCTGGAGGCTTTGCGGTGCCTCGGTGGCCGGGAGCTGGCCGCCTGTGTCGGCGCGATCGTCGCGGCCCGGCATCAGGGAATTCCGGTCGTCCTGGACGGGTTTGCAACGACGATCGCTGCCGGCGTTGTCCATGCTATCGATCCGACAGCGATCAGCCATTGCCTGGCGTCACACATCACGCGCCGGCCGGCACATGAGGCCGCATTGGAGCGTTTGGGCCTGAAACCGCTGATGCAGATGGAATTTCAGACAGGCGGTGGATTGGGGTCTGTCTCGGCAATTGGCCTGCTGAAAACGGCCTGTGCGCCCTTTATCGCGGAACCGGCGTCGACCTGA
- a CDS encoding TIGR02281 family clan AA aspartic protease — protein MYARHVLPMLVAAMMIAAAVVFFVVPKTEATDGVTPAAASLTKTGAPDIPPPPRANFDKAAIISREADGHYWTRADVQGTDVRFMVDTGASIVALTLHDAQRIGLSPTDLEFDNEVRTAGGVTKGAYIILDHVRIGRVEMEDVSAMVLKEGLEQSLLGMSFLGELYSYEFKGDTLIIRQ, from the coding sequence ATGTATGCCAGACACGTTCTCCCCATGCTTGTAGCGGCAATGATGATTGCCGCGGCGGTCGTCTTTTTCGTCGTCCCCAAAACAGAAGCCACAGATGGTGTCACACCGGCTGCCGCGTCACTGACCAAGACCGGCGCGCCTGACATCCCTCCTCCTCCCCGCGCGAATTTTGACAAGGCCGCCATTATCAGCCGCGAAGCAGATGGCCATTACTGGACACGCGCCGACGTTCAGGGAACCGACGTCCGGTTCATGGTCGACACAGGCGCCAGCATTGTCGCACTGACATTGCACGACGCCCAGCGCATCGGGCTCAGCCCCACCGACCTCGAATTTGATAATGAAGTCCGCACGGCGGGCGGAGTGACCAAAGGTGCCTATATCATCCTGGACCACGTAAGAATTGGCCGGGTGGAAATGGAAGATGTCAGCGCCATGGTGCTGAAAGAAGGCCTGGAACAATCCCTTCTCGGGATGAGCTTTCTGGGCGAACTGTATTCCTACGAATTCAAGGGCGACACGCTGATCATACGCCAGTGA
- a CDS encoding metalloregulator ArsR/SmtB family transcription factor translates to MSERFDLTLERLRAAGEPTRLRIMALLRERDLSVGEIVQILSLSQPRLSHHLKALTGAGLVERLPEGSFVFYRAASQGDGRVFLDSLFEQLGDDVPELLRDAERLDEVSASRAASAQAYFSSVADNWDAIRTLHYPNEAIEQALLDIAGPGPFRRVVDFGTGTGRMLALFAPLAAEAEGIDLSHHMLTVARANLERDGSPIARVRQGDVTAVPFEDASADLVIIHQVLHYVDAPNRVIAEAGRILQPGGRLLVVDFAPHELEFLRTEHGHHRLGMSPDAMEGWATAAGLKLSEPRAYAPPPENDQGLTVHIWTAEKPADAQESAA, encoded by the coding sequence ATGAGCGAGCGATTTGACCTTACGCTGGAGCGGCTGCGGGCGGCTGGAGAGCCCACGCGTCTGCGCATTATGGCGCTACTGCGTGAACGCGACCTTTCCGTTGGCGAAATCGTGCAGATACTTTCCCTTAGCCAGCCAAGGCTGTCTCATCACCTGAAAGCGCTGACTGGCGCCGGGCTGGTTGAACGCCTGCCGGAAGGGTCATTTGTTTTTTACCGGGCAGCCAGCCAGGGCGATGGACGGGTGTTCCTGGACTCATTGTTCGAACAGCTGGGAGACGACGTGCCAGAGTTGTTGCGGGATGCCGAACGACTGGACGAAGTCAGCGCGTCGCGCGCTGCATCCGCGCAGGCTTATTTTTCATCTGTGGCCGACAACTGGGACGCGATTCGCACGCTTCATTATCCGAACGAGGCGATCGAACAGGCTCTTCTGGACATCGCCGGACCGGGACCGTTTCGCCGTGTTGTGGATTTCGGTACGGGGACCGGGCGTATGCTGGCCCTGTTTGCCCCGCTTGCGGCAGAAGCAGAAGGCATTGATCTCAGCCATCATATGCTGACAGTCGCCCGCGCCAATCTGGAGCGTGACGGCAGCCCGATCGCCCGCGTCCGCCAGGGGGATGTCACGGCAGTCCCATTCGAGGATGCCTCTGCCGATCTCGTGATCATCCATCAGGTCCTTCATTATGTCGACGCGCCAAACCGCGTGATTGCCGAAGCTGGTCGTATCCTTCAGCCGGGTGGACGGCTTTTGGTTGTGGATTTCGCCCCGCATGAACTGGAGTTTCTCCGGACCGAGCATGGCCACCACCGGTTGGGCATGTCTCCCGATGCCATGGAAGGCTGGGCCACCGCCGCCGGGCTGAAACTTTCCGAACCGCGGGCATACGCCCCGCCCCCAGAGAATGATCAGGGATTGACTGTCCATATATGGACCGCTGAAAAGCCCGCAGACGCGCAGGAATCCGCTGCATGA
- a CDS encoding DUF1289 domain-containing protein, with protein MSREPIKTPCIQVCAVDASTGWCLGCGRSLKEIGQWVAMGEAGRDSVIAELPARITRLEALGKR; from the coding sequence ATGTCTCGTGAACCCATAAAGACTCCTTGCATCCAGGTATGTGCAGTTGACGCTTCAACAGGCTGGTGCCTAGGTTGTGGCCGCTCTTTGAAGGAAATTGGTCAATGGGTCGCCATGGGGGAGGCTGGCCGGGACAGCGTGATTGCTGAACTGCCGGCACGTATCACCCGGCTGGAGGCTCTGGGAAAGCGCTGA
- a CDS encoding gamma-glutamylcyclotransferase family protein has product MMKSDVEAGDLFVFYGLLKLGAAGQPEDLPLSTAGAFGETCRFRGRMVDLGGFPGLVDGDTLCHGIRWKISDPAIMPAMDAFEDVTDDPETSLYLRKQIPLLDDAGNETGEMAWVYWYNKPVEDFPLVADGNWPLDAGKKRK; this is encoded by the coding sequence ATGATGAAGTCTGATGTGGAAGCGGGTGATCTTTTTGTTTTCTACGGCCTGCTGAAGCTTGGCGCGGCGGGGCAACCGGAGGATCTACCGCTGTCGACGGCGGGTGCGTTTGGCGAGACCTGCCGGTTCCGTGGACGGATGGTAGATCTCGGCGGATTTCCGGGCCTCGTCGATGGAGACACGCTATGCCACGGCATCCGCTGGAAGATCAGCGATCCGGCGATCATGCCAGCCATGGACGCATTCGAGGATGTCACGGACGACCCGGAGACGAGCCTTTATCTGCGTAAGCAAATTCCCCTGCTTGACGATGCAGGAAATGAAACCGGCGAGATGGCATGGGTTTACTGGTACAATAAGCCGGTTGAAGACTTCCCGCTTGTGGCCGACGGCAACTGGCCGCTCGACGCTGGAAAAAAGAGAAAATGA